One region of gamma proteobacterium HIMB55 genomic DNA includes:
- a CDS encoding amino acid/peptide transporter (peptide:H symporter) (PFAM: POT family~TIGRFAM: amino acid/peptide transporter (Peptide:H+ symporter), bacterial) — MTSQTLPSSPEWFGHPRGLFVCFATEMWERFSFYGMKYLLVLFLVQHHLFTDGEALRILGAYAALVYAMPLLGGIVSDRYLGQTKAVKLGGILLVLGHCAMAFEGVPATEGIAGEVVRDEQAINVFYFALALIVVGVGLLKPNISTVVGRLYGENDPRRDGGFTIFYMGINIGAASASLLCGWLASAYGWAYGFGAAGIGMLIGLIIFSMGQHWLEGHGDPSNPEILKQPAPAAMGLLTVERTIVLYSLLSILAVWVVLQSRGGVGLMLPVVAALFLAWFIWLLATQCNSEERGKMGALFFLIVISTVFWSMFEQSGGSMTLFADRATDLTLFGAKLTAAQFGSANAIFIILLSPLFALMWPALLSNNIEPSTPAKFGFGIVQVGLGFGALLIGLNNPDSAGLVSAWWLVLAYFLHTSAELCLSPIGLSAVTKLSIARYVGVMMGAWFLASAYGSYLASELAIFFSSIDGTGDGRLGLDGFTALFTELLLYGVGVGVVVLAVSPFVRRMMRDVH, encoded by the coding sequence ATGACGTCACAGACGCTACCTTCTAGCCCCGAGTGGTTCGGCCACCCGCGAGGTCTCTTCGTATGCTTCGCCACCGAGATGTGGGAGCGTTTCTCGTTCTATGGAATGAAATACCTTCTGGTCCTCTTTCTTGTCCAACACCATTTATTCACAGACGGTGAGGCGCTGAGAATTCTCGGCGCCTATGCTGCATTGGTTTACGCGATGCCGCTGCTGGGTGGCATCGTTTCAGACCGCTATTTAGGGCAAACAAAAGCCGTAAAGTTAGGCGGAATCTTGCTGGTCCTTGGGCACTGCGCCATGGCTTTCGAGGGTGTGCCTGCGACCGAGGGTATCGCTGGCGAAGTCGTTCGCGACGAGCAAGCCATCAATGTTTTCTATTTCGCCCTCGCGCTTATCGTCGTGGGCGTCGGCCTCCTGAAACCTAATATTTCAACGGTTGTCGGCCGACTGTACGGCGAAAATGATCCCCGCCGTGATGGTGGATTCACCATTTTCTACATGGGAATCAACATCGGTGCTGCGAGCGCTTCACTGCTCTGCGGTTGGTTAGCGAGTGCCTACGGATGGGCCTATGGCTTTGGTGCCGCAGGCATAGGCATGCTCATCGGTTTGATCATTTTTTCTATGGGGCAACATTGGCTAGAGGGGCATGGTGATCCAAGTAACCCAGAGATCCTAAAACAGCCAGCCCCCGCAGCAATGGGCCTCCTGACCGTGGAGCGCACAATCGTCCTCTACAGCCTATTATCTATTCTGGCCGTGTGGGTCGTGCTTCAAAGCAGGGGAGGAGTAGGCCTCATGCTGCCTGTGGTGGCGGCACTGTTCCTCGCTTGGTTCATATGGTTACTCGCTACACAGTGCAATTCTGAAGAGCGCGGCAAAATGGGCGCTCTCTTCTTCCTCATTGTCATCAGTACCGTCTTTTGGTCAATGTTCGAGCAGTCAGGTGGATCGATGACTTTATTTGCCGACCGAGCAACTGACCTGACACTATTTGGTGCGAAACTCACTGCGGCACAATTTGGCTCCGCCAACGCAATATTTATTATCCTGCTCTCGCCCCTATTTGCTTTAATGTGGCCAGCCTTGCTATCAAATAATATCGAGCCATCAACGCCTGCTAAATTTGGCTTCGGTATTGTTCAGGTTGGCCTTGGATTTGGCGCCCTGCTCATTGGCTTAAACAACCCAGATTCAGCGGGACTTGTCTCCGCTTGGTGGCTGGTATTGGCCTACTTCCTGCACACTTCAGCGGAACTTTGCCTGAGCCCGATCGGCTTATCGGCAGTCACCAAACTCTCGATTGCTCGATATGTTGGCGTCATGATGGGTGCCTGGTTCCTGGCGAGTGCCTACGGGTCTTATCTCGCTTCTGAACTCGCTATTTTCTTCTCTAGCATTGATGGCACGGGCGATGGACGGCTGGGTCTAGACGGCTTTACCGCCCTCTTCACCGAGCTGTTGCTGTACGGCGTGGGCGTCGGCGTGGTGGTACTTGCTGTATCACCATTTGTAAGACGCATGATGCGGGATGTGCACTGA
- a CDS encoding tRNA-dihydrouridine synthase (PFAM: Dihydrouridine synthase (Dus)) codes for MSKLVIATPRILLAPMEGVMESVMRDMLTRIGGYERCVTEFVRVSSTVLPPKVFYRLCPELREGGKTPAGTPVYVQLLGSDPALMASNAKVVAKLGAPGIDLNFGCPAKTVNKSRGGATLLKTPEAVFEICAAVRDATPHSIPVTAKIRLGFDSDAQFEEIAAQALRSGISELTVHARTKSQAYRPPAHWQRLRDIDNPSRTPIIANGEIWTPSDLFDCRAQSGCDAFMLARGALCRPDLARAIKAHSEGLQLEPMSWEEITELLLYFFEANGELYQRKYAINPLKQWLVYLQYCYPQAAALFAQVKRIRDPDDMRVALLGATAALAA; via the coding sequence ATGAGCAAATTAGTTATCGCCACACCAAGAATTCTGCTGGCGCCTATGGAAGGCGTCATGGAATCTGTCATGCGAGACATGCTGACTCGAATCGGTGGTTACGAGCGCTGTGTCACTGAATTTGTTCGTGTTTCCAGTACGGTACTCCCACCCAAAGTTTTTTATCGACTGTGTCCTGAGCTTAGAGAAGGCGGTAAAACGCCAGCCGGTACTCCGGTGTACGTTCAATTACTGGGTTCAGATCCTGCATTGATGGCATCAAATGCCAAAGTTGTCGCAAAGCTCGGCGCGCCGGGAATTGATCTTAACTTCGGATGCCCAGCAAAGACCGTTAATAAATCGCGCGGCGGCGCCACACTGCTGAAGACACCTGAGGCTGTTTTCGAGATTTGCGCAGCGGTTAGAGATGCGACGCCTCATTCTATTCCAGTCACCGCAAAAATACGCCTGGGTTTTGACTCTGATGCGCAGTTTGAGGAGATCGCAGCACAAGCATTACGGAGTGGAATCAGCGAGCTAACCGTCCATGCAAGGACGAAATCTCAAGCCTACAGACCTCCTGCACACTGGCAGAGACTTCGTGACATCGACAATCCCAGTCGAACCCCAATCATCGCCAATGGCGAGATTTGGACCCCGAGTGACCTATTCGATTGTCGCGCGCAAAGCGGTTGCGACGCCTTCATGCTGGCGCGTGGTGCGCTTTGCAGACCTGACTTGGCCCGCGCCATTAAGGCGCATTCCGAGGGCTTACAGCTAGAACCTATGAGCTGGGAAGAAATCACGGAATTGCTGCTCTATTTTTTTGAGGCTAATGGCGAGCTTTACCAACGCAAGTATGCAATCAATCCACTGAAGCAATGGTTAGTCTATCTTCAATATTGCTACCCGCAGGCTGCAGCACTATTTGCACAAGTGAAACGAATCCGCGATCCTGACGACATGCGTGTTGCGCTTCTGGGAGCAACCGCAGCACTCGCTGCTTGA
- a CDS encoding acetyl-CoA carboxylase, carboxyl transferase, alpha subunit (PFAM: Acetyl co-enzyme A carboxylase carboxyltransferase alpha subunit~TIGRFAM: acetyl-CoA carboxylase, carboxyl transferase, alpha subunit), with translation MNPNYLDFEQPIAELEMKIEELKSVVDDSEINISDEIDRLKSKSHKLTQSIYRELSPWDIVRVARHPLRPYSLDYIPLVFDDFDELHGDRHFGDDKAIVGGVARLNGRPVMVIGQEKGRAVKDKVHRNFGMPKPEGYRKALRLMEMAERFNMPVVTLIDTPGAYPGIDSEERGISEAIAQNLAVMSRLRTPIVCIVIGEGSSGGALGIGVGDHLAMLQYSTYFVISPEGCANIIWKSSEFAPQAAEAMGVTSSTLEELGIVDTTIQEPMGGAHRDVEEMARRIREHVSGQLDRLCGTDMDELVEARYQRLMAYGSH, from the coding sequence ATGAATCCTAATTATTTGGATTTCGAGCAGCCGATCGCTGAGCTCGAGATGAAAATCGAAGAGCTAAAATCTGTCGTTGATGACTCTGAAATCAACATCAGTGACGAAATCGATCGCCTGAAATCTAAGAGCCATAAGCTGACACAGTCGATTTATCGCGAGCTTAGTCCTTGGGACATCGTGCGAGTCGCACGACATCCGCTGCGCCCCTATTCGCTAGATTACATTCCACTGGTCTTTGATGACTTTGATGAGCTTCACGGCGATCGTCACTTTGGTGATGACAAGGCGATTGTCGGTGGTGTCGCTCGCCTGAATGGACGCCCAGTAATGGTCATTGGTCAGGAAAAGGGCAGAGCGGTAAAGGACAAAGTCCACCGTAACTTTGGCATGCCGAAGCCCGAGGGCTATCGCAAAGCGCTTCGTCTCATGGAAATGGCAGAGCGTTTCAATATGCCGGTAGTTACGCTTATCGATACTCCCGGTGCCTATCCTGGTATCGATTCTGAGGAGCGTGGTATTTCTGAGGCGATTGCACAGAACCTCGCTGTTATGTCACGCCTGAGAACGCCCATTGTCTGCATCGTTATCGGCGAGGGATCATCGGGTGGTGCGCTGGGTATTGGCGTCGGCGATCATTTGGCAATGCTTCAGTACTCGACGTATTTCGTCATTTCACCCGAGGGATGTGCCAACATCATTTGGAAGAGCAGCGAGTTTGCGCCGCAGGCAGCAGAGGCAATGGGTGTTACGTCCTCCACGCTCGAGGAGCTCGGCATAGTCGATACGACGATCCAAGAACCGATGGGCGGCGCCCACAGAGACGTTGAGGAAATGGCACGGCGAATTCGAGAACATGTCTCAGGTCAACTGGACCGTCTCTGTGGCACAGATATGGACGAGTTGGTCGAAGCGCGTTACCAGCGGCTGATGGCCTACGGTAGTCACTAA
- a CDS encoding tRNA(Ile)-lysidine synthetase (PFAM: TilS substrate C-terminal domain; PP-loop family; TilS substrate binding domain~TIGRFAM: tRNA(Ile)-lysidine synthetase, C-terminal domain; tRNA(Ile)-lysidine synthetase, N-terminal domain) codes for MNLPLLEALQEHAATLRRASHLYVGFSGGKDSHSLLHALVALSQRSALPPITALHVNHGLHPDADLWEQHCRDVAQELNVEIKVDSVVVGSDASLEAQARSARYAAFERYMAKDALLLLAHHLDDQVETIIFRLIRGAGPAGLSGIPESRDLGTGKILRPLLGVSRSEIKDYASALSLESIEDPSNEDTSLDRNFLRHQVLPLIAKRWPGYRSGIVRTGRIMGAIDTTSSGHWYECSLGALSLDVNDLGLEALHTQIRGKLAALSLQAPAHDALQEFCRQCVESRADKTPSLKVNSYALVYWRNRVQLISAVAADVESEEVRVGDPIDRPWGRLTWEASDTGLAPDAVVGLRSITSGEKVKFLGRPHRSLRDCMQEASIAPYWRASVPIVCSGGQVIAVPGIGCTDHEALFFNGNSEGLVPVWKPPKIRIGN; via the coding sequence ATGAACTTGCCGTTGCTCGAAGCCCTACAAGAGCATGCGGCAACGCTTCGTAGAGCCAGTCATCTCTACGTGGGTTTCTCCGGTGGCAAAGACAGCCACAGCTTGCTTCATGCGCTAGTGGCCCTATCGCAGCGCTCAGCGCTCCCGCCTATTACCGCTCTCCACGTTAATCATGGCTTGCATCCAGATGCTGATTTATGGGAACAGCATTGCCGTGATGTTGCGCAAGAACTGAACGTGGAGATCAAGGTTGATTCAGTCGTAGTTGGCTCAGATGCTTCACTGGAGGCGCAGGCCAGAAGTGCCCGGTACGCCGCCTTTGAGCGCTACATGGCGAAAGACGCATTACTGTTGCTCGCACATCATCTAGACGATCAAGTCGAAACCATAATTTTCAGGCTGATTCGGGGAGCAGGCCCCGCGGGACTCAGTGGTATCCCAGAATCACGCGATCTTGGCACTGGGAAAATTCTCAGGCCGCTTTTAGGGGTTAGCCGATCCGAGATTAAGGACTATGCTTCCGCACTCTCGCTCGAGAGTATCGAGGATCCCAGCAATGAGGATACGTCACTCGATCGTAATTTTTTACGGCACCAGGTTCTGCCATTGATCGCAAAGCGTTGGCCGGGTTATCGCTCGGGCATTGTCCGAACGGGTCGGATCATGGGTGCTATCGATACGACCTCTTCAGGCCACTGGTACGAGTGCTCATTGGGTGCCTTGAGCTTGGATGTTAATGATCTGGGGCTAGAGGCTTTGCACACGCAGATTCGTGGCAAGCTGGCCGCGCTAAGCCTTCAAGCGCCTGCGCACGACGCGCTGCAAGAGTTTTGTAGACAGTGCGTCGAATCACGCGCTGACAAGACGCCAAGTTTAAAGGTGAACTCATACGCACTGGTTTACTGGCGAAATAGGGTCCAGCTCATTTCAGCGGTGGCAGCAGACGTTGAATCTGAAGAGGTGCGAGTCGGCGACCCGATCGACCGACCCTGGGGACGTCTAACCTGGGAGGCTAGTGATACAGGATTAGCACCAGATGCTGTGGTTGGCCTTCGGTCGATCACCTCGGGTGAGAAAGTAAAATTTTTGGGAAGACCACATCGATCGCTTCGCGATTGCATGCAGGAAGCCAGCATAGCGCCATATTGGCGCGCCAGCGTGCCGATTGTTTGTAGCGGAGGACAGGTGATAGCGGTTCCCGGTATTGGCTGCACTGACCATGAGGCGCTATTTTTCAATGGTAATTCAGAGGGATTAGTACCGGTCTGGAAACCACCAAAAATCCGCATTGGAAATTGA
- a CDS encoding CTP synthase (PFAM: Glutamine amidotransferase class-I; CTP synthase N-terminus~TIGRFAM: CTP synthase), with protein MTRYVFVTGGVVSSLGKGIAAASLAAVLEARGLKVTLLKLDPYINVDPGTMSPFQHGEVFVTDDGAETDLDLGHYERFTRATMSKRNNFTTGQVYDEVLRKERRGDYLGGTVQVIPHITDEIKRRVIAGAEGADVAVVEVGGTVGDIESQPFLEALRQLKLEAGSSKALLMHLTLVPYIPTAGEIKTKPTQHSVKELRSIGLQADVLLCRCSVDIDESARRKISLFTNVEERAVIPVLDADSIYKIPKRLHEQGLDDYILERFGMSPSEVDFSEWDDVVAKEFAPRRATVKVGMVGKYTDLVDAYKSLNEALGHAGLQTNTQVDIEYIDAEDLETQGIGVLESLDAILVPGGFGDRGIEGKIAAVTYARENKIPYLGICLGMHMAMIEFARNVCGMAGAHSTEMNIETPYPVIGLITEWQTEEGDIEVRDEHSDMGGTMRLGSQPCHLVDGTKTREIYGSDVIRERHRHRYEVNNTLVPQLEAKGMTISGWSQDQGLVEMIELADHPWFVACQFHPEFTSRPRGGHPLFSSFIDAAVEGQS; from the coding sequence ATGACGCGATACGTATTTGTTACCGGTGGTGTTGTTTCCTCGTTGGGGAAAGGTATTGCCGCTGCATCCCTTGCTGCGGTGCTTGAAGCCCGAGGCCTCAAAGTCACACTGCTCAAACTCGACCCCTACATTAACGTCGATCCCGGTACAATGAGCCCGTTTCAGCACGGAGAAGTATTCGTTACTGACGATGGTGCCGAGACAGACTTAGATCTCGGCCACTACGAACGCTTCACGCGTGCAACGATGTCCAAGCGCAACAACTTCACCACGGGGCAAGTCTATGATGAGGTTTTACGTAAGGAGCGACGGGGCGATTACCTCGGTGGCACGGTCCAGGTCATTCCGCATATTACCGATGAAATTAAGCGACGCGTCATTGCCGGTGCTGAAGGTGCGGATGTTGCCGTCGTTGAGGTTGGCGGCACCGTTGGTGATATCGAGAGCCAGCCATTCCTAGAAGCCCTGAGACAGTTAAAGCTTGAGGCGGGGTCGTCAAAAGCACTGCTCATGCATTTAACGCTTGTCCCTTACATTCCTACCGCGGGTGAGATTAAGACGAAGCCCACGCAGCACTCGGTGAAAGAACTTCGCTCAATCGGCCTCCAGGCAGACGTGTTGCTCTGCCGTTGCTCGGTAGATATCGATGAAAGTGCGCGCCGCAAAATCTCGCTCTTTACTAACGTTGAAGAGCGCGCAGTAATTCCGGTACTCGACGCAGATTCGATCTACAAAATTCCCAAGCGTCTTCACGAGCAAGGGCTTGATGATTACATCCTCGAGCGCTTTGGAATGTCACCAAGTGAGGTGGATTTCAGCGAGTGGGATGATGTGGTCGCGAAAGAGTTCGCGCCCCGACGAGCAACCGTCAAGGTGGGCATGGTCGGTAAATACACCGATCTTGTAGATGCTTACAAATCGCTCAATGAAGCACTTGGTCACGCGGGGCTTCAAACAAATACGCAGGTCGATATCGAATACATCGATGCGGAGGATCTTGAGACCCAAGGCATTGGCGTCCTCGAGTCACTTGACGCGATTTTGGTGCCGGGTGGCTTTGGAGACCGCGGCATCGAGGGGAAGATCGCTGCTGTTACCTATGCGCGAGAAAACAAGATTCCGTATTTGGGTATCTGTCTTGGCATGCACATGGCGATGATTGAGTTTGCGCGTAATGTCTGTGGCATGGCCGGTGCACACTCAACCGAGATGAATATCGAAACACCGTACCCGGTGATTGGCCTTATCACAGAGTGGCAAACCGAAGAGGGCGATATCGAAGTGCGCGATGAGCACTCTGACATGGGTGGAACCATGCGTCTCGGCTCGCAACCCTGCCATCTCGTCGACGGCACGAAGACTCGGGAGATCTACGGTAGTGATGTGATTCGCGAACGGCACCGCCACCGCTACGAAGTGAACAATACGCTGGTGCCTCAGCTTGAAGCGAAAGGTATGACGATCTCGGGATGGTCGCAGGATCAAGGCTTGGTCGAGATGATCGAGCTCGCTGATCACCCCTGGTTTGTCGCTTGCCAGTTCCACCCAGAATTCACGTCTCGCCCGCGCGGCGGACATCCACTGTTCTCAAGTTTCATCGATGCGGCGGTTGAGGGTCAGTCTTGA
- a CDS encoding 3-deoxy-8-phosphooctulonate synthase (PFAM: DAHP synthetase I family~TIGRFAM: 3-deoxy-8-phosphooctulonate synthase) produces MSCKTVSVAGIDFANDRPFVLVGGVNVLESEQFAVDVAGVYQEVCQKLGIPLVFKASYDKANRSSINSFRGPGLEKGLAIFEAVKKATGLPTITDVHTPEEAAPAASVVDIIQLPAFLARQTDLVRAMAETGAVINIKKPQFLSPEQMNNIVHKFQECGNEKLILCERGSNFGYDNLVVDMLGFGVMRKTTNEVPVIFDVTHALQRRDPGDAASGGRRAQVAELARAGMATGLAGLFLESHPDPSKALCDGPSALPLVQLEPFLEQVKAVDDVVKSLPNLNID; encoded by the coding sequence ATGAGCTGCAAGACTGTTTCGGTCGCCGGAATTGATTTTGCTAACGATAGGCCGTTTGTTTTAGTTGGTGGCGTCAACGTCCTCGAATCAGAACAATTCGCAGTCGATGTTGCTGGTGTCTATCAGGAGGTTTGCCAAAAACTCGGTATTCCGCTCGTTTTCAAAGCCTCCTATGACAAAGCTAATCGGTCTTCCATCAATTCCTTTCGTGGTCCCGGGCTGGAGAAAGGCCTTGCCATATTTGAGGCGGTAAAAAAGGCGACGGGCCTGCCTACCATTACCGACGTCCACACGCCCGAAGAGGCGGCGCCCGCGGCTAGCGTTGTCGATATTATCCAGCTGCCGGCCTTCTTAGCGAGACAGACCGATCTTGTGCGTGCCATGGCGGAAACCGGTGCTGTGATTAACATCAAAAAGCCCCAATTTCTGAGTCCTGAACAGATGAATAACATCGTTCATAAGTTCCAGGAGTGTGGGAATGAAAAGCTTATCTTGTGCGAGCGCGGCAGTAATTTTGGATACGATAATTTAGTCGTCGATATGCTCGGGTTTGGTGTAATGCGAAAAACCACTAATGAAGTGCCCGTTATTTTTGATGTGACACACGCCTTGCAGCGCAGAGACCCTGGCGATGCCGCCTCTGGCGGGCGCCGCGCACAAGTGGCTGAGTTAGCGCGAGCAGGCATGGCGACCGGACTCGCTGGCTTGTTCTTGGAGTCACACCCGGATCCTTCAAAAGCCCTGTGCGATGGACCAAGTGCGTTGCCTTTAGTCCAATTAGAGCCGTTCTTGGAGCAGGTTAAAGCGGTGGATGACGTGGTTAAGTCGCTGCCAAATTTAAATATTGATTAA
- a CDS encoding phosphopyruvate hydratase (PFAM: Enolase, N-terminal domain; Enolase, C-terminal TIM barrel domain~TIGRFAM: phosphopyruvate hydratase), whose product MSEIVDIRAFEVMDSRGNPTVMAEVTLDDDTVGVAYAPSGASTGSREALELRDGDGARYLGKGVLNAVANVNGPIRECLIGHDAMDQRGVDQRMIEADGTDNKAKFGANAILAVSLATARAAAQSSKTPLYQHIANLAGTNQLTMPVPMMNILNGGEHADNNVDIQEFMIQPVAAKSFAEALRVGAEIFHHLKKVLGARGLATSVGDEGGFAPDLPSNAAALEVIAEAVANAGYSLGEDITLALDCAASEFYRDGEYQLSGEGRSFSSEGFADYLAELAASHPIVSIEDGLDESDWAGWAYLTRKLGDKVQLVGDDLFVTNTRILKRGIDENIGNSILIKFNQIGSLSETLDAIKMAQDAGFTAVISHRSGETEDATIADLAVGTGAGQIKTGSLCRSDRVAKYNRLLRIEAELGMTAPYRGRAELERGA is encoded by the coding sequence GTGAGCGAAATTGTAGATATCCGCGCTTTTGAAGTTATGGACTCGCGTGGGAATCCCACGGTGATGGCAGAGGTCACGCTCGATGATGACACCGTCGGAGTTGCCTACGCACCGTCGGGTGCGAGTACGGGTTCAAGGGAAGCGCTGGAACTCCGCGATGGCGATGGAGCTCGGTACTTAGGTAAGGGCGTGCTGAATGCGGTAGCTAACGTGAATGGTCCCATTCGTGAATGTTTAATCGGTCACGATGCTATGGATCAACGCGGTGTTGATCAGCGAATGATCGAGGCAGACGGTACAGACAATAAGGCGAAATTTGGGGCCAATGCCATTTTGGCGGTCTCACTGGCGACAGCGCGTGCTGCCGCACAATCCTCCAAAACGCCCCTTTACCAGCATATTGCAAACCTGGCAGGCACGAATCAGCTCACGATGCCTGTGCCTATGATGAATATCCTCAATGGTGGTGAACATGCCGATAACAACGTTGATATTCAGGAATTCATGATTCAGCCCGTGGCTGCAAAGTCATTTGCCGAAGCGCTGAGAGTGGGTGCAGAGATCTTTCATCACCTCAAGAAGGTCTTGGGCGCACGAGGCCTGGCAACGTCGGTGGGAGACGAGGGCGGATTTGCCCCTGATTTACCGTCAAACGCGGCTGCACTGGAAGTTATTGCCGAAGCGGTGGCCAACGCGGGTTACTCGCTCGGCGAGGACATCACATTAGCGCTCGATTGTGCGGCTTCAGAGTTTTATCGCGATGGTGAGTATCAACTGTCGGGTGAGGGGCGTTCTTTCTCTAGCGAGGGTTTTGCCGATTATCTGGCCGAGTTAGCGGCATCACATCCTATCGTTTCTATCGAGGACGGCTTAGATGAGTCCGATTGGGCTGGATGGGCTTATTTGACGCGCAAGCTTGGCGATAAAGTGCAGCTGGTTGGCGATGATTTATTTGTCACCAATACGCGCATTTTGAAGCGTGGTATCGATGAAAACATCGGGAATTCGATTCTGATTAAGTTCAATCAGATCGGCTCGCTCAGCGAGACGCTCGACGCTATCAAGATGGCACAAGATGCGGGCTTTACGGCGGTTATTTCACATCGCAGCGGCGAGACAGAGGACGCAACGATTGCGGACCTTGCGGTAGGCACTGGCGCGGGTCAAATCAAGACAGGCTCGCTATGCCGCTCTGACCGGGTTGCGAAGTACAACCGATTGCTTCGCATTGAAGCAGAGCTAGGCATGACTGCGCCTTACCGCGGACGTGCTGAGTTAGAGCGAGGCGCCTAA
- a CDS encoding septum formation initiator (PFAM: Septum formation initiator), whose product MHRPMLFALLGLLMLLQYRLWFGEGGINERQLLEVQVANDSAENQRLTQRNEALADRVIELQNGQEMLEAVAREDLGLVREGEEFILFIDEKSEEKSP is encoded by the coding sequence GTGCATCGCCCCATGCTGTTCGCACTGCTGGGGCTTCTAATGCTTCTGCAATACCGTTTGTGGTTTGGGGAGGGTGGCATTAATGAGCGCCAATTGCTCGAAGTACAGGTGGCCAACGATAGCGCAGAGAATCAGCGACTAACGCAGCGAAACGAAGCTCTGGCAGACCGCGTTATTGAGCTTCAAAACGGCCAGGAAATGCTTGAGGCTGTCGCTAGGGAAGATCTGGGCTTGGTGCGCGAAGGAGAGGAATTTATCCTCTTCATTGATGAGAAGAGCGAGGAAAAATCGCCGTGA
- a CDS encoding 2-C-methyl-D-erythritol 4-phosphate cytidylyltransferase (PFAM: Uncharacterized protein family UPF0007~TIGRFAM: 2-C-methyl-D-erythritol 4-phosphate cytidylyltransferase), translated as MSSVWAVVPAAGSGRRMAAEIPKQYLKLNGVPILEHTLRALLACPDIRGVVVVLDPSDRRADAIPSLSDPRVSTAAGGAERADSVLAGLQAIAPDAGDHDWVLVHDAARPCISVAVLHSLITACISEGVGTVMAQASVDTLKRIADDNRVVETLDRKVIWRAQTPQMFKLTELTSALSSALANGTAITDESMAMELAGYPVSILEGPSTNIKITVPADLEVAEIVLRQLSEESRV; from the coding sequence GTGAGTAGTGTTTGGGCTGTGGTGCCTGCTGCTGGAAGCGGGCGTCGCATGGCCGCAGAGATTCCGAAGCAGTATTTGAAACTGAATGGTGTGCCAATACTCGAGCACACGCTCAGAGCTTTACTTGCCTGCCCAGATATCCGCGGTGTGGTTGTTGTGCTTGATCCCAGTGATCGGCGCGCCGATGCCATACCCAGCCTCTCTGACCCTCGTGTATCGACTGCTGCCGGCGGCGCTGAACGTGCAGATTCCGTATTGGCCGGTTTACAGGCGATAGCCCCTGATGCAGGTGATCACGATTGGGTGTTGGTTCACGATGCGGCGCGGCCGTGTATTTCGGTCGCAGTCTTGCATTCGTTGATTACCGCTTGCATCTCTGAAGGTGTTGGGACTGTCATGGCACAGGCTTCGGTTGACACATTGAAACGTATCGCCGATGACAACCGCGTCGTTGAAACACTGGATCGAAAAGTGATTTGGCGGGCACAGACACCACAGATGTTCAAGCTTACTGAGCTAACATCAGCATTGTCATCGGCGCTCGCCAACGGCACCGCTATTACTGACGAGTCTATGGCAATGGAGCTAGCCGGTTATCCTGTGTCGATTCTCGAGGGACCTTCGACCAACATAAAGATAACAGTGCCCGCTGATCTCGAAGTCGCAGAGATCGTTTTACGGCAGCTCAGTGAGGAGTCAAGGGTATGA